The following proteins are encoded in a genomic region of Amphiura filiformis chromosome 11, Afil_fr2py, whole genome shotgun sequence:
- the LOC140163620 gene encoding uncharacterized protein has translation MYADDTQEYLTFRSDESHTSIADIERCISAIKSWMITNKLMLNDNKTEILPDLPPHFSIHDDIDSVTVCVGDVNVSASSTAQNLGVIIDDHMILSQHVSSICRSASFALYNIGKLRNYLNQASVTDFLITT, from the coding sequence ATGTACGCTGATGACACGCAAGAGTACCTTACCTTCAGATCTGATGAGTCACACACCAGTATCGCCGACATCGAACGTTGTATTAGTGCCATCAAAAGTTGGATGATCACCAACAAGCTCATGCTCAATGACAACAAAACCGAGATCCTCCCGGATCTTCCACCTCACTTCTCGATTCATGATGATATTGACAGCGTCACAGTGTGTGTGGGTGATGTAAATGTATCTGCTTCTTCTACTGCACAGAATCTGGGCGTCATCATCGATGATCACATGATTCTGTCCCAGCATGTAAGCAGCATCTGTCGTAGTGCCTCGTTTGCTCTCTACAACATCGGTAAGCTGAGAAACTACCTCAACCAGGCGTCTGTTACGGACTTCCTCATTACAACTTGA